The following are encoded together in the Actinoplanes sp. N902-109 genome:
- a CDS encoding sensor histidine kinase gives METRDLARIKAFKEAAHKPLVLDVLLAFALSWAATKAAVDGRPATGDIVVAVVAFLAVLLRRVRPLVALGIATASTIGAVWHGVSNPGLIVALGVITYSIAAHTSRREGWICALTASSLVYLTGLIISPQDWWRFESLGVFAWIFMAAALGDAVRSQRAYIREVEDRAQRAEQTREEEARRRVVDERVRIARELHDIVAHHIAVISVQAGAAAHVAERQPEQIGPALAQIRESSGTVLREIQSVVGVLRGDEPGGTGSESTEPTPGLARLPELLASFETAGFPVRLRRRGAERPLPAVTDLAAYRIAQEGLTNACKYGIGPIRLLVEYAPSGVIIEISNEIRPAPAEPGTGYGLLGMRERATSAAGFVSAGPTGDGRFRVHAVLPTEATAPAPHPPPPEPAVPPVIVPAAKSCPLSPLPKGRPA, from the coding sequence ATGGAGACTAGGGACCTCGCCCGGATCAAGGCGTTCAAGGAGGCCGCGCACAAGCCGCTGGTGCTGGATGTGCTGCTGGCGTTCGCGTTGTCGTGGGCAGCGACGAAGGCGGCTGTCGACGGGCGCCCGGCGACGGGCGACATCGTCGTGGCGGTGGTGGCGTTCCTGGCGGTGCTGCTGCGCCGGGTGCGCCCGCTGGTCGCGCTGGGCATCGCCACGGCCTCGACGATCGGCGCGGTGTGGCACGGGGTCAGCAACCCCGGTCTGATCGTCGCGCTGGGCGTCATCACGTACTCGATCGCCGCGCACACCAGCCGCCGCGAGGGCTGGATCTGCGCGCTCACCGCGTCCTCGCTGGTCTACCTGACCGGCCTGATCATCTCGCCGCAGGACTGGTGGCGGTTCGAGTCGCTGGGCGTGTTCGCCTGGATCTTCATGGCGGCGGCGCTGGGCGATGCCGTGCGCTCGCAGCGCGCCTACATCCGCGAGGTGGAGGACCGGGCGCAGCGCGCCGAGCAGACCCGTGAGGAGGAGGCCCGGCGCCGGGTCGTGGACGAGCGCGTGCGCATCGCCCGCGAGCTGCACGACATCGTGGCCCACCACATCGCGGTGATCAGCGTGCAGGCCGGTGCGGCGGCGCACGTGGCCGAGCGGCAACCGGAGCAGATCGGCCCGGCGCTGGCCCAGATCCGCGAGTCCTCCGGCACCGTGCTGCGCGAGATCCAGTCGGTGGTCGGGGTGCTGCGCGGCGACGAGCCGGGCGGGACCGGCAGCGAGAGCACCGAGCCCACCCCGGGGCTGGCCCGGCTGCCGGAGCTGCTGGCCAGCTTCGAGACCGCCGGTTTCCCGGTACGGCTGCGGCGGCGCGGCGCCGAACGTCCGCTGCCCGCGGTGACGGACCTGGCGGCGTACCGGATCGCCCAGGAGGGACTGACCAACGCCTGCAAGTACGGCATCGGGCCGATCCGGTTGCTCGTCGAGTACGCGCCCAGCGGTGTGATCATCGAGATCAGCAACGAGATCCGGCCCGCGCCCGCCGAACCCGGCACCGGGTACGGCCTGCTGGGCATGCGGGAACGGGCGACCTCGGCGGCCGGGTTCGTCTCGGCCGGTCCGACCGGCGACGGGCGCTTCCGGGTGCACGCCGTGCTGCCCACCGAGGCCACCGCCCCGGCCCCGCACCCGCCCCCGCCGGAGCCCGCGGTGCCGCCGGTGATCGTGCCCGCCGCCAAGTCCTGCCCGCTCTCGCCGCTGCCCAAGGGGAGACCGGCATGA
- a CDS encoding helix-turn-helix domain-containing protein encodes MPDPGRVWLRASAPLDTRVTATNHQLGEFLRSRRARLQPADAGVPTYGERRRLPGLRREEPARLAGVSAPYYARLEQGQSAASPEVLDALAGALRLDDTERRHLPELAARPGPGARRPSRSPRHCGNCSPCSGRCRSWCWAGAATC; translated from the coding sequence GTGCCTGACCCAGGCCGGGTGTGGTTGCGCGCCTCCGCCCCGCTCGATACTCGGGTCACGGCAACGAATCATCAGCTCGGCGAGTTCCTGCGCAGCCGCCGGGCCCGGCTGCAACCGGCAGACGCGGGCGTGCCCACGTACGGCGAGCGGCGCCGGTTGCCCGGATTGCGCCGCGAGGAACCGGCCCGCCTGGCCGGGGTGAGCGCGCCGTACTACGCCCGCCTCGAACAGGGACAGTCCGCGGCGTCGCCGGAGGTGCTCGACGCGCTGGCCGGTGCGCTGCGCCTCGACGACACCGAGCGCCGGCACCTGCCCGAGCTGGCCGCCCGGCCCGGACCCGGCGCGCGTCGGCCGAGCAGGTCGCCCCGGCACTGCGGCAACTGCTCGCCGTGCTCGGGGAGGTGCCGGTCGTGGTGCTGGGCCGGCGCAGCGACGTGCTGA
- a CDS encoding pectinesterase family protein, producing MRTDADRTQLERLRLIGRQDTFLASAGDVDRIARVLVRDSYIEGDTDFVFGRASAVFDHTHFHLVSTRKPSGGIVFAPNTAPHYPYGFLVTHSLLPTDAGYLATPTGLFGRSWDQGAGTTGYLPGTTPDEQLVIRDTRIGAGFNETAPWAPAATTGRPFTASTEPGRDLDDVDANRLWEAAH from the coding sequence CTGCGCACCGACGCGGACCGCACCCAGCTGGAACGCCTGCGCCTGATCGGCCGGCAGGACACCTTCCTCGCCAGCGCGGGCGACGTCGACCGGATCGCGCGGGTCCTCGTGCGCGACAGCTACATCGAGGGCGACACCGACTTCGTCTTCGGCCGAGCCAGCGCGGTCTTCGACCACACCCACTTCCACCTGGTCTCGACCCGCAAACCCAGCGGCGGCATCGTCTTCGCCCCCAACACCGCACCCCACTATCCGTACGGCTTCCTGGTCACCCATTCGCTGCTGCCCACGGACGCGGGCTACCTGGCCACCCCGACCGGCTTATTCGGGCGCTCGTGGGACCAGGGCGCCGGCACCACCGGCTACCTCCCCGGCACCACCCCCGACGAGCAGCTGGTCATCCGGGACACCCGCATCGGCGCGGGCTTCAACGAGACGGCACCCTGGGCCCCCGCCGCGACCACCGGCCGCCCATTCACCGCCTCGACCGAACCGGGCCGCGATCTCGACGACGTCGACGCGAACCGGCTCTGGGAGGCCGCACACTGA
- a CDS encoding response regulator transcription factor, with the protein MTIRVLLADDQALIRAGFRMIIDSEPGFEVVAEAADGKEAVDLARTARADVVLMDIRMPRVDGLEATRRIGADDSLAGVRVLVLTTFENDDNVVLALQAGASGFLGKGVAPEDLLHAIRVVAGGEALLSPKATQGLVSRFLTSLRPPPDGVAPGLDLLTDREREILVLVAHGLSNDDIAERLYLSPLTAKTHVNRAMTKLGARDRAQLVVLAYQNGLVRQGDPIPGA; encoded by the coding sequence ATGACCATCCGGGTGCTGCTGGCCGACGACCAGGCGCTGATCCGGGCCGGCTTCAGGATGATCATCGACTCCGAGCCGGGGTTCGAGGTGGTCGCCGAGGCCGCCGACGGCAAGGAGGCGGTCGACCTGGCCCGCACCGCCCGCGCCGACGTGGTGCTGATGGACATCCGGATGCCCCGGGTGGACGGGCTGGAGGCGACCCGCCGGATCGGCGCCGACGACAGCCTGGCCGGGGTGCGGGTGCTGGTGCTGACCACGTTCGAGAACGACGACAACGTGGTGCTGGCGCTGCAGGCCGGAGCCAGCGGCTTCCTCGGCAAGGGCGTCGCCCCCGAGGACCTGCTGCACGCCATCCGCGTGGTCGCCGGCGGCGAGGCGCTGCTCTCACCGAAGGCGACCCAGGGCCTGGTCAGCCGGTTTCTCACCAGCCTGCGCCCGCCGCCGGACGGCGTCGCCCCGGGCCTCGACCTGCTCACCGACCGGGAACGCGAGATCCTGGTGCTGGTCGCCCACGGCCTGTCCAACGACGACATCGCCGAGCGGCTCTACCTCTCCCCGCTGACCGCCAAGACCCACGTCAACCGGGCGATGACCAAGCTCGGCGCCCGCGACCGGGCCCAGCTGGTGGTGCTGGCCTACCAGAACGGGCTGGTCCGGCAGGGCGATCCGATCCCCGGAGCCTGA
- a CDS encoding serine/threonine-protein kinase — protein sequence MNMPLRATDPPRLGRYDLVARLGQGGMGTVFLGRAPDGTPVAVKMIRPEFTDDDEFSGRFHSEVRRAQQVPPFSTAAVLDADPGHDPPYLVVEYVDGPSLSTLVTERGLLTGAALHQVAVGIATALTAIHGAGVIHRDLKPGNVLVAMGGIKVIDFGIARAFEATSRHTRTDQMVGTVAYMAPERFEPSYGGEVTAASDIFAWGAVVTYAATGRTPFAADSPAATAARILTQPPDTAGVPEPVRGLVEWALAKHPDQRPTARELLDALLSGATAPVRAAPVAVPPPDDTVLVPVPPRRRSGLRRLAVAAGVAVLLLCGGLVALHEIAGRRPTAAGAGDAAPAPVDPQAEILAGHRRFAIELASGGRFFALDRDRELTVSDGTGSQAEFVLRPEGVDYLIKSLSGEGFAGPDVCLGVKKQPDEDSWPVVGAACTPTAGTLFSLYDTGKRDARGRPAYSLRLKDGWLLWDADRKTSDVTEVGEALFADKYTFADRGEL from the coding sequence ATGAACATGCCGCTGCGCGCCACCGATCCGCCCCGGCTCGGCCGCTACGACCTGGTCGCCCGGCTGGGGCAGGGCGGCATGGGCACGGTGTTCCTGGGCCGCGCGCCCGACGGCACCCCGGTGGCGGTCAAGATGATCCGCCCCGAGTTCACCGACGACGACGAGTTCAGCGGCCGGTTCCACAGCGAGGTGCGCCGGGCGCAGCAGGTGCCGCCGTTCTCGACCGCGGCGGTGCTCGACGCCGACCCCGGGCACGACCCGCCCTACCTGGTCGTCGAGTACGTCGACGGACCGTCGCTGAGCACCCTGGTGACCGAGCGCGGCCTGCTCACCGGGGCGGCGCTGCACCAGGTGGCGGTCGGCATCGCCACCGCGCTGACCGCGATCCACGGCGCCGGGGTGATCCACCGCGACCTCAAGCCGGGCAACGTGCTCGTCGCGATGGGCGGCATCAAGGTGATCGACTTCGGCATCGCCCGCGCGTTCGAGGCGACCAGCCGGCACACCCGTACGGACCAGATGGTCGGCACGGTCGCCTACATGGCGCCGGAACGCTTCGAGCCGAGCTACGGCGGCGAGGTCACCGCGGCGTCGGACATCTTCGCGTGGGGCGCCGTCGTGACGTACGCGGCGACCGGGCGCACACCGTTCGCCGCCGACTCCCCCGCCGCCACCGCGGCCCGCATCCTCACCCAGCCGCCGGACACCGCCGGGGTCCCCGAGCCGGTGCGCGGGCTGGTCGAGTGGGCGCTCGCTAAGCACCCCGATCAGCGCCCCACCGCCCGGGAACTGCTCGACGCACTGCTCAGCGGGGCGACAGCGCCGGTGCGCGCGGCGCCCGTGGCGGTGCCACCGCCCGACGACACCGTGCTGGTCCCCGTTCCGCCGAGGCGCCGCAGCGGGCTGCGCCGGCTGGCCGTGGCTGCCGGGGTCGCCGTGCTGCTGCTGTGCGGCGGCCTGGTGGCCCTGCACGAGATCGCCGGGCGCCGGCCCACCGCCGCGGGCGCCGGCGATGCGGCACCGGCCCCGGTCGACCCGCAGGCGGAGATCCTGGCCGGGCACCGGCGGTTCGCGATCGAGCTGGCCAGCGGTGGCCGGTTCTTCGCCCTGGACCGCGATCGGGAGCTGACCGTCTCGGACGGCACCGGCAGCCAGGCCGAGTTCGTGCTGCGGCCCGAGGGCGTCGACTACCTGATCAAGTCGCTGTCCGGCGAGGGCTTCGCCGGTCCGGACGTCTGCCTGGGCGTCAAGAAGCAGCCGGATGAGGACAGCTGGCCGGTGGTGGGCGCCGCGTGCACCCCGACCGCGGGCACGCTGTTCTCGCTGTACGACACCGGGAAGCGCGACGCTCGCGGCCGGCCCGCCTACAGCCTGCGGCTCAAGGACGGCTGGCTGCTGTGGGACGCCGACCGCAAGACCTCCGACGTCACCGAGGTGGGTGAGGCGCTGTTCGCCGACAAGTACACCTTCGCCGACCGGGGCGAGCTGTGA
- a CDS encoding 26S protease regulatory subunit — MTESFEYAGATVEIVEPGTILAAARVNPVELLRRATFPAPVRRAGLTVSSADTAAGPVHVFAAEISTITDDLPHRERIRAVVLGNDPVGTLLAKRIAAGDPIATRIVDGVGTAAVAAYKKLGLDRPNDPPGKGEARTDILADAAAGLQATVSYEADGTLVRLRAEVPRDEVTPAHLEAMVRLVLQAVTTLLPSTEEPALTGRRYVVAREIIPRVATTTQQVTLDQVGGLADIVAELRQIAVSFRHPEAMARWGARRPQGILMYGPPGTGKTMLSRALANEIGADFREVRTPEILDKWLGGSERNIKQIFRDARRYRVPTLILFDEFDSIISYAGAGGDAASQAINAVAGIFKQEMNDLIEANPNVIVVATTNFPHRVDDSLIRSGRFDVKLSVPKPDDASRTEIFRKMIAQLAAVHERDGFTMFADGLDLGELGRLSHGMTGADIKEVLRRVQLSKAMQDAHTGGMVEPISQPDLVAGITALRP, encoded by the coding sequence ATGACCGAGTCCTTCGAGTACGCCGGGGCCACCGTCGAGATCGTCGAGCCCGGCACCATCCTCGCCGCGGCCCGGGTCAACCCGGTTGAGCTGCTGCGACGGGCCACCTTCCCGGCCCCGGTGCGCCGGGCCGGGCTGACCGTGTCCAGCGCCGACACCGCCGCCGGGCCGGTGCACGTGTTCGCCGCCGAGATCAGCACGATCACCGACGACCTGCCGCACCGCGAGCGGATCCGGGCCGTGGTGCTCGGCAACGACCCGGTGGGCACGCTGCTGGCCAAGCGGATCGCCGCCGGGGACCCGATCGCCACCCGGATCGTGGACGGGGTGGGGACGGCGGCCGTCGCGGCGTACAAGAAACTCGGTCTTGACCGGCCGAACGACCCGCCGGGCAAGGGCGAGGCGCGCACGGACATCCTGGCCGACGCGGCCGCGGGGCTGCAGGCCACGGTGAGCTACGAGGCGGACGGCACGCTGGTGCGGCTGCGCGCCGAGGTGCCGCGGGACGAGGTCACGCCCGCCCACCTGGAGGCGATGGTCCGGCTCGTGCTGCAGGCGGTGACGACGCTGCTGCCCAGCACCGAGGAGCCGGCGCTGACCGGCCGGCGCTACGTGGTGGCCCGCGAGATCATCCCCCGGGTTGCCACCACCACCCAGCAGGTCACCCTGGACCAGGTGGGCGGGCTGGCCGACATCGTGGCCGAGCTGCGCCAGATCGCCGTGTCGTTCCGGCATCCCGAGGCGATGGCCCGCTGGGGGGCGCGCCGGCCGCAGGGCATCCTGATGTACGGCCCGCCCGGCACCGGCAAGACCATGCTGTCGCGGGCGCTGGCCAACGAGATCGGCGCCGACTTCCGCGAGGTCCGCACCCCGGAGATCCTGGACAAGTGGCTCGGCGGCTCGGAGCGCAACATCAAGCAGATCTTCCGGGACGCCCGGCGCTACCGGGTGCCCACGCTGATCCTGTTCGACGAGTTCGACTCGATCATCAGCTATGCCGGGGCCGGTGGGGACGCCGCCAGCCAGGCGATCAACGCGGTGGCCGGCATCTTCAAGCAGGAGATGAACGACCTGATCGAGGCCAACCCGAACGTCATCGTCGTGGCCACCACCAACTTCCCGCACCGGGTGGACGACTCGCTGATCCGCTCGGGCCGCTTCGACGTCAAGCTGTCGGTGCCCAAGCCCGACGACGCCAGCCGTACGGAGATCTTCCGCAAGATGATCGCGCAGCTGGCGGCCGTGCACGAGCGGGACGGGTTCACGATGTTCGCCGACGGGCTGGACCTGGGCGAGCTCGGCCGGCTCAGCCACGGCATGACCGGTGCGGACATCAAGGAGGTGCTGCGCCGGGTGCAGCTGTCCAAGGCGATGCAGGACGCGCACACCGGCGGCATGGTCGAGCCGATCAGCCAGCCGGACCTGGTCGCCGGCATCACGGCATTGCGACCCTGA
- a CDS encoding MMPL family transporter produces the protein MATYLYRLGKLSFRRRKTVLALWLALVAALGIGAFTLAGSTSDSFSIPGTEAQQAQDLLAERFPQAGAGGAQARVVFAAPAGSTLTARRDAVEDVLGEIKSGGRVAAVSDPFQGTINQDKTVAYATVSYKVEAQDLTAADRAALTRALDTGRAAGLTVEAGGDALQEPGEQGAGEAIGFVVAALVLLVTFGSLVAAGLPLLTAILGVGVAVAGVQIATGFLDLSSTTPTLALMLGLAVAIDYALFIVSRYRHEIAQGRTGIEAAGRAVGTAGSAVTFAGLTVVIALAALAVVNIPFLTQMGLAAAGAVVVAVLIALTLLPALLGFAGSRVFGRTTGRRRRDAEGDAGPTAGRRWAQVVTRRPVLTLAASVLGLLVVAIPALDLRLGLPGDGTAAADTTERKAYDLLSDGFGPGFNGPLIVVVDGADAKAGAGRATTAIKALPDVAVVSPALVNPAGDTAILQVIPASAPDDEKTTDLVHAIRDLDVDTSLSVTGTTAVNIDVSARMGAALGPYLAVIVVLAFLLLTVLFRSVLVPLKAIGGFLLSVIATSGAVVAVFQWGWGADLLGVAQTGPIASLIPVLLIGIVFGLAMDYEVFLVTRMREEHVHGAAPTPAVVNGFSHGARVVTAAAIIMISVFSGFILGDDAIIKSIGFALAAAILLDAFVVRMTLVPAVMTLLGRRAWWLPRWLDRILPDVDVEGDKLRAEPETPEPRPELVGAGGRID, from the coding sequence GTGGCTACCTACCTCTACCGGCTCGGCAAGCTCAGCTTCCGGCGCCGCAAGACCGTGCTCGCCCTGTGGCTGGCCCTTGTGGCGGCCCTGGGCATCGGGGCGTTCACCCTCGCCGGGTCGACGTCCGACAGCTTCTCCATCCCGGGCACCGAGGCCCAGCAGGCCCAGGACCTGCTGGCCGAGCGGTTCCCGCAGGCCGGCGCGGGCGGGGCGCAGGCCCGGGTGGTATTCGCCGCGCCCGCCGGGTCGACGCTGACCGCCCGGCGCGACGCCGTCGAGGACGTGCTCGGCGAGATCAAGAGCGGTGGCCGGGTGGCTGCCGTCTCCGACCCGTTCCAGGGCACCATCAACCAGGACAAGACCGTGGCGTACGCCACCGTGTCGTACAAGGTCGAGGCGCAGGACCTGACCGCCGCCGACCGCGCCGCGCTGACCCGGGCGCTGGACACCGGCCGGGCCGCGGGCCTGACCGTGGAGGCCGGCGGCGACGCCCTGCAGGAGCCGGGCGAGCAGGGCGCGGGCGAGGCGATCGGTTTCGTGGTGGCCGCGCTGGTGCTGCTGGTGACGTTCGGCTCGCTGGTGGCGGCCGGGCTGCCGCTGCTCACCGCGATCCTCGGGGTGGGGGTCGCGGTGGCCGGTGTCCAGATCGCCACCGGCTTCCTCGATCTCAGCAGCACCACGCCCACCCTGGCGCTGATGCTCGGGCTGGCCGTGGCGATCGACTACGCGCTGTTCATCGTGTCGCGCTACCGGCACGAGATCGCGCAGGGCCGTACCGGCATCGAGGCAGCCGGGCGCGCGGTGGGCACGGCCGGTTCGGCGGTCACCTTCGCCGGGCTGACCGTGGTGATCGCGCTGGCCGCGCTGGCCGTGGTCAACATCCCGTTCCTGACCCAGATGGGCCTGGCCGCCGCCGGTGCGGTCGTCGTCGCGGTGCTGATCGCGCTCACCCTGCTGCCCGCCCTGCTCGGGTTCGCCGGTTCCCGGGTGTTCGGCAGGACCACCGGCCGGCGCCGCCGGGACGCCGAGGGCGATGCCGGGCCGACCGCCGGACGCCGCTGGGCGCAGGTCGTCACCCGCCGCCCGGTGCTGACCCTGGCGGCCTCGGTGCTGGGCCTGCTGGTCGTCGCGATCCCCGCACTCGACCTGCGGCTGGGTCTGCCCGGCGACGGCACGGCTGCCGCCGACACCACCGAGCGCAAGGCGTACGACCTGCTCAGCGACGGCTTCGGGCCAGGCTTCAACGGGCCGCTGATCGTGGTGGTCGACGGCGCGGACGCGAAGGCCGGCGCCGGCCGGGCCACCACCGCCATCAAGGCGCTGCCGGACGTCGCCGTGGTCAGCCCGGCCTTGGTCAACCCGGCCGGCGACACGGCGATCCTGCAGGTGATCCCGGCCAGCGCGCCGGACGACGAGAAGACCACCGATCTGGTGCACGCCATCCGCGACCTGGACGTCGACACGTCGTTGTCGGTCACCGGCACCACCGCGGTGAACATCGACGTCTCGGCGCGGATGGGCGCGGCGCTGGGTCCGTACCTGGCCGTGATCGTGGTCCTGGCCTTCCTGCTGCTGACCGTGCTGTTCCGTTCGGTGCTGGTGCCGCTCAAGGCGATCGGCGGGTTCCTGCTCAGCGTGATCGCCACGTCCGGCGCGGTGGTGGCGGTGTTCCAGTGGGGCTGGGGCGCGGACCTGCTCGGCGTGGCACAGACCGGCCCGATCGCCAGCCTGATCCCGGTGCTGCTGATCGGCATCGTGTTCGGGCTGGCCATGGACTACGAGGTGTTCCTGGTGACCCGGATGCGCGAGGAGCACGTGCACGGCGCCGCGCCCACCCCGGCGGTGGTCAACGGGTTCAGCCACGGCGCCCGGGTGGTGACGGCGGCGGCGATCATCATGATCAGTGTCTTCTCCGGCTTCATCCTCGGCGACGACGCGATCATCAAGTCGATCGGCTTCGCGCTGGCCGCGGCGATCCTGCTGGACGCCTTCGTGGTCCGGATGACCCTGGTGCCGGCGGTGATGACCCTGCTGGGCCGGCGGGCCTGGTGGTTGCCGCGCTGGCTGGACCGGATCCTGCCGGACGTGGACGTCGAGGGCGACAAGCTGCGGGCCGAGCCCGAGACCCCGGAGCCCAGGCCCGAACTGGTGGGCGCCGGCGGTCGTATCGATTGA
- a CDS encoding NAD(P)-dependent oxidoreductase gives MTVVGIVSPGYMGAGLGSALRAGGARVVTTVAGRSARSQRLATAAGLELLPDLAAVLGTAEVVLSVVPPGQAVATARAIAAARPAGAAPLIADLNAIAPPTLATVAEVLAGAAVVDGSISGPPPTARPGARVYLSGPRAAEVAALPWAGQVEPVVLGGRLGTASALKMCTASVYKGLTALVTQAMRAAGHYGVLDEVLADLARADLDGSAGVPRAATKAHRFVDEMREIAVAQAGAGLTPDLFAAMAAVYADVAGTALADGDPESTGGLPPAETVARLATAAGSASPGAPDAPQSRR, from the coding sequence ATGACAGTTGTCGGAATCGTCAGCCCGGGATACATGGGCGCCGGGCTGGGCAGCGCGCTGCGGGCCGGGGGAGCGCGCGTGGTCACCACGGTGGCGGGCCGGTCGGCCCGCTCGCAGCGGTTGGCCACGGCCGCCGGGCTCGAGCTGCTGCCGGACCTGGCGGCCGTGCTCGGCACCGCGGAGGTGGTGCTGTCCGTGGTGCCACCCGGGCAGGCCGTCGCCACCGCCCGGGCGATCGCTGCGGCCCGGCCCGCCGGGGCGGCCCCGCTGATCGCCGACCTCAACGCGATCGCCCCGCCGACCCTGGCCACGGTGGCCGAGGTGCTGGCCGGGGCGGCGGTGGTGGACGGGTCGATCTCCGGGCCGCCGCCGACCGCCCGGCCCGGTGCCCGGGTCTACCTCAGCGGCCCCCGGGCGGCCGAGGTGGCCGCGCTGCCGTGGGCCGGGCAGGTCGAGCCGGTCGTGCTCGGGGGTCGGCTCGGCACGGCCAGCGCGCTCAAGATGTGCACCGCGAGCGTCTACAAGGGGCTCACCGCGCTGGTCACCCAGGCGATGCGGGCGGCCGGGCACTACGGGGTGCTCGACGAGGTGCTGGCCGACCTGGCCCGCGCGGATCTCGACGGGTCGGCCGGGGTGCCGCGGGCGGCCACCAAGGCGCACCGGTTCGTCGACGAGATGCGCGAGATCGCGGTGGCCCAGGCCGGCGCCGGGCTGACGCCCGACCTGTTCGCGGCGATGGCCGCCGTCTACGCCGACGTGGCCGGCACCGCGCTGGCCGACGGTGACCCGGAGAGCACGGGTGGGCTGCCCCCGGCCGAGACGGTCGCGCGGCTGGCCACCGCGGCCGGAAGTGCTTCCCCGGGCGCGCCCGATGCGCCACAATCACGCCGGTGA
- a CDS encoding MBL fold metallo-hydrolase, whose product MPTFPNATYLMPAVLLWGDSYRVDARLRLEAAPGHTPGSSVLKLTSGGEHALFAADLLHTPLQLGRPDHSSCFCEDPAQARVTRRRLLGWAVGHSALVLPAHFSGAGAFEVTERGDSFAVRRWVP is encoded by the coding sequence GTGCCGACCTTCCCGAACGCCACCTACCTGATGCCCGCGGTCCTGCTGTGGGGAGACTCCTACCGGGTCGACGCCCGCCTGCGCCTCGAAGCCGCACCGGGGCACACCCCCGGGTCGAGCGTGCTCAAGCTGACATCCGGCGGGGAGCACGCGCTGTTCGCCGCGGACCTGCTGCACACGCCGCTGCAGCTCGGACGTCCCGACCACAGCAGCTGCTTCTGCGAGGACCCGGCGCAGGCCCGCGTCACCCGCCGGCGCCTGCTCGGCTGGGCGGTCGGCCACTCGGCGCTGGTGCTGCCCGCCCACTTCAGCGGCGCGGGCGCCTTCGAGGTCACCGAGCGCGGCGATTCGTTCGCAGTGCGGCGCTGGGTGCCTTGA
- a CDS encoding MBL fold metallo-hydrolase, translating to MVLGRRSDVLTWNRAGHALAPDHLDGDMVRVAFQTWLLHSAGRTILVDTGIGNDGHRPAVPAWDHLTTGYLDRLAAAGVRPEDVDLVVNTHPHVDHIGWNTRLIGGE from the coding sequence GTGGTGCTGGGCCGGCGCAGCGACGTGCTGACCTGGAACCGGGCCGGGCACGCGCTGGCCCCCGACCACCTCGACGGCGACATGGTCCGGGTGGCGTTCCAGACCTGGCTGCTGCACAGCGCGGGCCGCACGATCCTGGTCGACACCGGCATCGGCAACGACGGGCACCGCCCGGCCGTACCCGCCTGGGACCACCTGACCACCGGTTATCTCGACCGGCTGGCCGCGGCCGGGGTGCGACCCGAGGACGTCGACCTGGTCGTCAACACCCACCCGCACGTCGACCACATCGGCTGGAACACCCGGCTGATCGGCGGCGAGTGA
- a CDS encoding nuclear transport factor 2 family protein, producing the protein MTTDIERLRRSFEQAELNADTGALQTLLADDFRSIGDQGYLLSKAQWIGKFADFAYLSLDSSDVEVCGYEHAAIVRYVQHSRSTWRGQRMAATTRVSQTWVEQAGGWRLAGIQFSTLDPAEVAG; encoded by the coding sequence GTGACCACCGACATCGAACGCCTGCGGCGAAGCTTCGAACAGGCCGAGCTGAACGCCGACACCGGCGCCCTGCAGACCCTGCTGGCCGACGACTTCCGCTCCATCGGTGACCAGGGTTACCTGCTGAGCAAGGCGCAGTGGATCGGCAAGTTCGCCGACTTCGCGTATCTCAGCCTGGACAGCAGCGACGTCGAGGTGTGCGGCTACGAGCACGCGGCGATCGTGCGCTACGTCCAGCACAGCCGCTCGACCTGGCGGGGACAGCGGATGGCGGCGACCACCCGGGTCAGCCAGACCTGGGTCGAGCAGGCCGGCGGCTGGCGGCTGGCGGGCATCCAGTTCAGCACCCTCGACCCGGCGGAGGTGGCGGGCTGA